The following proteins are co-located in the Cardiocondyla obscurior isolate alpha-2009 linkage group LG12, Cobs3.1, whole genome shotgun sequence genome:
- the Raskol gene encoding ras GTPase-activating protein raskol isoform X14: protein MSRKKVWNSIMRRKKKNLLDLNSTDENSLGNVCESKSQSLPRGFPPQIIIQHIDDEGESKSRSLPKTARPERNRNIRDTSYEKACRRGSAPATPVLGARPLDVTPNRIVNFFSKRSFRSNPLKRTKSVTKLERQKQRGAGLRGCRSHESLLCGQAVTSMDLAAVTPLHPSLLGRPHCFQVTPSTGGPKYFSCRTAHERDQWLHSLRKSVQPDAEQTRRTDNSLQIWLLEAKGVPAKKRYFCEVCLDSTLYARTTAKLKADLCFWGEHFDFHHLPSVNTIQVNLYREADRKKKRDKNVLIGSVSIPVHNVTSRYLTEKWYPVVGDKGPLKEPPALRVKCRFQSVDILPVQVYQEFLEYLKTDYASLCEKLEPVIGVKAKEDIATALVAVMQREKKAPQFLADLVMMDIHRIDDERLTFRGNSLATKAMEAYLKLTGDRYLQETLGAVVRGAVEGGDCEVDPLKVASVAALHKQQQNLRNAVELAWSRILSSHAHFPLELRECFRIFRERLADLGREDIADNLISASIFLRFLCPAILSPSLFNITHEYPNEKAARNLTLVAKTLQTLANFTRFQGKENFMEFMNDLLEREAPSMKNFLQLISSPISKDAPTNNSLEFDGYIDLGKQLSLLHALLRESAAAITPSSPSMPPSRLPEILDRISVALDQPGPSPVSTAHRYPNLQNNIFRYNDPTIANSNTNLSISATSTLSNHSTINGTIRDSNEVLQTNTLGHNSSRSPNVTRAATLPRNAYMPTNGKLQLQISSDDYPLEPPAFVSRSPTPITRQHRPLGPNRSGPGYRLTASASLANVNHCQTHPTSPTRSESHNNLKDSNYNITTSPQSIQSSNGSIVSQQQQQQQHRHNIARMQSLDIHDREDNFNHNNYNISRSASRNHCHKEENANQTQQRNYNNVSKTTVNANVVVNPPTNLTLSINHQPNNNYNSKANNASANGNLDELSDLLRYADDEVSESKSQKGSQISISQLSNVASSGYQSFAAYSQSSSPVDLSSNNANAHILNTAPLAFANPVYHMESNHARSGRRGSTSSEERDGSGGGGVDSVRGVDLSPSPPPKNNVRNHQRNGQNQWRQNNQNHRNNSEHTQDVCCTKLRRRLSLDSTRDLSDTSEEENCTTRRSKSRSHRSIDQYEVDLYEVERLQNSVDRLRLRARLGATEDADIDLVSDNNMKSIISRLISVEEELRREQQKMSAALSYKQRVIDAQEQQIAALGAANSRLMSTNASLLSALSKQRYNAKSQANSEAAPLLQNIADIGELKSSSC, encoded by the exons ACACATCGTACGAGAAGGCTTGCCGAAGAGGCAGCGCGCCCGCAACCCCCGTACTCGGCGCACGACCCTTGGATGTAACCCCGAACAGAATTGTt AACTTCTTCTCGAAGCGGTCGTTCCGGTCGAACCCTCTGAAGAGGACGAAGAGCGTAACGAAGCTCGAGCGGCAGAAGCAACGGGGCGCCGGTCTTCGAGGATGCCGTTCGCACGAGTCTCTGCTGTGCGGTCAGGCGGTGACCTCGATGGACCTAGCGGCGGTGACGCCGCTGCATCCAAGCCTCCTCGGCAGGCCCCACTGCTTCCAGGTCACGCCGAGCACCGGCGGGCCCAAGTATTTCAGCTGCAGAACCGCTCACGAACGGGACCAGTGGCTGCACAG CTTAAGGAAATCCGTTCAGCCGGATGCGGAACAGACACGCCGGACGGACAATTCCCTACAGATCTGGTTACTGGAAGCAAAGGGCGTGCCAGCGAAGAAACGATATTTTTGCGAGGTTTGCCTCGACAGCACCTTGTACGCCCGAACAACTGCCAAGCTGAAGGCCGATTTGTGCTTCTGGGGCGAGCATTTCGATTTCCACCACTTGCCCTCTGTCAATACTATCCAGGTGAATCTGTACCGAGAAGCggacaggaaaaaaaagagggacaAGAACGTTTTAATCG GTTCTGTCAGTATACCAGTGCACAATGTGACGTCGCGTTACTTGACGGAGAAATGGTATCCCGTAGTAGGTGACAAGGGACCTCTCAAGGAACCTCCTGCACTAAGAGTAAAGTGCCGTTTCCAGTCAGTTGACATACTACCGGTTCAAGTGTATCAAGAGTTTCTTGAATATCTGAAAACCGATTACGCGTCACTATGCGAAAAGTTGGAACCCGTCATCGGCGTCAAGGCGAAGGAAGACATCGCGACCGCTTTGGTAGCGGTGATgcaacgagagaaaaaagcgCCGCAATTCCTCGCGGACCTCGTCATGATGGACATTCATCGAATAG acgATGAAAGACTCACTTTTCGAGGGAATTCATTAGCCACGAAAGCGATGGAAGCCTATTTGAAATTAACCGGAGACAGATATCTACAGGAAACTCTGGGGGCCGTTGTGAGAGGCGCAGTAGAAGGCGGTGATTGCGAGGTAGATCCACTCAAGGTCGCTTCCGTCGCCGCCTTGCACAAACAACAGCAGAACCTTCGTAATGCCGTCGAACTGGCTTGGAGCAGAATACTATCAAGCCACGCTCATTTTCCGCTAGAATTACGCGAGTGCTTCCGCATTTTCCGCGAACGCCTGGCCGATCTGGGCCGCGAAGACATCGCAGACAATCTCATCTCCGCATCGATCTTTCTCCGTTTCCTCTGCCCTGCCATTCTTAGTCCATCTCTCTTTAATATTACGCACG AATATCCGAATGAAAAAGCAGCGAGGAACCTTACTTTGGTTGCGAAAACACTCCAAACGCTTGCAAACTTTACGAGATTCCAGGGCAAGGAAAATTTTATGGAATTCATGAACGATCTACTTGAACGTGAAGCTCCGTCtatgaaaaatttcttacagTTAATTAGT agCCCAATATCAAAAGATGCACCAACTAACAATTCGCTCGAGTTTGATGGCTACATAGATCTGGGAAAACAATTGTCTCTGCTACACGCTCTTTTGCGAGAAAGTGCAGCAGCGATAACACCATCCTCGCCATCGATGCCACCCTCACGATTACCCGAAATCCTTGATAGAATCTCTGTGGCATTGGATCAACCGGGTCCAAGCCCCGTATCCACTGCTCATCGTTATCCGAatctgcaaaataatattttccgctACAACGATCCGACGATCGCTAACAGCAATACGAATCTCTCTATCTCGGCCACGTCAACATTGAGCAATCATAGTACGATAAACGGCACGATCAGAGACAGCAATGAAGTGCTGCAGACCAATACTTTGGGCCACAACAGTTCGCGTAGTCCAAACGTTACCAGAGCGGCAACTCTACCCCGAAACGCTTACATGCCAACGAACGGCAAGTTACAGTTGCAAATCAGCTCTGACGATTATCCTTTGGAGCCGCCAGCGTTTGTGTCACGCTCACCTACACCGATTACGCGACAACACAGGCCACTTGGCCCCAATCGATCCGGACCGGGTTACAGACTAACAGCCAGCGCAAGCTTGGCGAATGTCAATCACTGCCAGACTCACCCAACAAGTCCTACGCGTTCCGAGAGTCATAACAATCTGAAGGACTCCAATTACAACATCACCACATCGCCTCAAAGCATTCAGTCGAGTAATGGCAGCATTGTTtcgcaacaacaacaacagcaacagcaCCGGCATAACATCGCGCGCATGCAGAGTCTTGATATTCACGATCGGGAGGATAATTTCaatcataataattataatatttcgagATCCGCCAGCCGAAATCATTGTCATAAGGAAGAAAACGCTAATCAGACTCAACagcgtaattataataatgtctCAAAGACTACAGTAAACGCCAATGTGGTCGTCAATCCGCCTACGAATCTCACGCTGTCAATCAACCATCAGCCCAACAATAATTACAATTCCAAGGCGAACAACGCATCCGCCAACGGAAATCTTGACGAATTGTCCGATTTACTGAGATACGCAGACGATGAAGTATCGGAATCCAAGTCGCAGAAGGGTTCACAGATCTCTATTTCTCAACTGAGCAACGTAGCTTCTTCGGGTTACCAAAGCTTCGCCGCTTACAGCCAGAGTTCCAGCCCGGTGGATCTCAGCAGCAACAATGCGAATGCACATATACTCAATACAGCGCCACTGGCATTTGCCAATCCCGTTTATCATATGGAATCGAATCACGCGAGGTCAGGCAGACGAGGTAGCACTAGCTCTGAAGAAAGAGATGGcagcggtggcggcggtgtCGATAGTGTAAGAGGCGTCGATCTGAGTCCCTCGCCGCCGCCCAAAAATAACGTACGAAATCATCAGAGGAATGGCCAGAATCAATGGCGACAAAACAATCAGAACCATAGAAACAACTCGGAGCATACGCAGGACGTTTGCTGCACGAAACTTCGAAGAAGGCTTTCCCTCGATTCAACGAGGGATCTATCGGATACCAGTGAAGAAGAAAACTGTACCACCAGAAGAAGCAAGTCTCGTAGTCATCGGAGCATCGATCAA TACGAAGTGGATTTGTATGAGGTGGAAAGACTACAGAATAGCGTAGATCGGCTGCGATTGCGTGCGCGATTAGGCGCCACCGAGGATGCTGATATAGATCTCGTGTCCGACAACAACATGAAGAGCATCATTTCCAG ATTAATCTCCGTGGAGGAGGAGCTGCGTCGCGAACAGCAAAAGATGTCGGCGGCGTTATCGTACAAGCAGCGCGTGATCGACGCGCAGGAACAGCAAATAGCTGCCTTGGGCGCCGCAAATTCACGTCTGATGTCAACGAACGCGAGCCTGCTTTCGGCGCTGAGCAAGCAACGTTACAACGCCAAGTCCCAGGCCAACAGCGAAGCCGCACCCCTGCTGCAGAACATCGCTGACATCGGCGAGCTTAAAAGCTCATCGTGTTAG
- the Raskol gene encoding ras GTPase-activating protein raskol isoform X16: MQSVSTEGASPGGRRLSRSFHSCLRGADQDDLESGESKSRSLPKTARPERNRNIRDTSYEKACRRGSAPATPVLGARPLDVTPNRIVNFFSKRSFRSNPLKRTKSVTKLERQKQRGAGLRGCRSHESLLCGQAVTSMDLAAVTPLHPSLLGRPHCFQVTPSTGGPKYFSCRTAHERDQWLHSLRKSVQPDAEQTRRTDNSLQIWLLEAKGVPAKKRYFCEVCLDSTLYARTTAKLKADLCFWGEHFDFHHLPSVNTIQVNLYREADRKKKRDKNVLIGSVSIPVHNVTSRYLTEKWYPVVGDKGPLKEPPALRVKCRFQSVDILPVQVYQEFLEYLKTDYASLCEKLEPVIGVKAKEDIATALVAVMQREKKAPQFLADLVMMDIHRIDDERLTFRGNSLATKAMEAYLKLTGDRYLQETLGAVVRGAVEGGDCEVDPLKVASVAALHKQQQNLRNAVELAWSRILSSHAHFPLELRECFRIFRERLADLGREDIADNLISASIFLRFLCPAILSPSLFNITHEYPNEKAARNLTLVAKTLQTLANFTRFQGKENFMEFMNDLLEREAPSMKNFLQLISSPISKDAPTNNSLEFDGYIDLGKQLSLLHALLRESAAAITPSSPSMPPSRLPEILDRISVALDQPGPSPVSTAHRYPNLQNNIFRYNDPTIANSNTNLSISATSTLSNHSTINGTIRDSNEVLQTNTLGHNSSRSPNVTRAATLPRNAYMPTNGKLQLQISSDDYPLEPPAFVSRSPTPITRQHRPLGPNRSGPGYRLTASASLANVNHCQTHPTSPTRSESHNNLKDSNYNITTSPQSIQSSNGSIVSQQQQQQQHRHNIARMQSLDIHDREDNFNHNNYNISRSASRNHCHKEENANQTQQRNYNNVSKTTVNANVVVNPPTNLTLSINHQPNNNYNSKANNASANGNLDELSDLLRYADDEVSESKSQKGSQISISQLSNVASSGYQSFAAYSQSSSPVDLSSNNANAHILNTAPLAFANPVYHMESNHARSGRRGSTSSEERDGSGGGGVDSVRGVDLSPSPPPKNNVRNHQRNGQNQWRQNNQNHRNNSEHTQDVCCTKLRRRLSLDSTRDLSDTSEEENCTTRRSKSRSHRSIDQYEVDLYEVERLQNSVDRLRLRARLGATEDADIDLVSDNNMKSIISRLISVEEELRREQQKMSAALSYKQRVIDAQEQQIAALGAANSRLMSTNASLLSALSKQRYNAKSQANSEAAPLLQNIADIGELKSSSC, from the exons ACACATCGTACGAGAAGGCTTGCCGAAGAGGCAGCGCGCCCGCAACCCCCGTACTCGGCGCACGACCCTTGGATGTAACCCCGAACAGAATTGTt AACTTCTTCTCGAAGCGGTCGTTCCGGTCGAACCCTCTGAAGAGGACGAAGAGCGTAACGAAGCTCGAGCGGCAGAAGCAACGGGGCGCCGGTCTTCGAGGATGCCGTTCGCACGAGTCTCTGCTGTGCGGTCAGGCGGTGACCTCGATGGACCTAGCGGCGGTGACGCCGCTGCATCCAAGCCTCCTCGGCAGGCCCCACTGCTTCCAGGTCACGCCGAGCACCGGCGGGCCCAAGTATTTCAGCTGCAGAACCGCTCACGAACGGGACCAGTGGCTGCACAG CTTAAGGAAATCCGTTCAGCCGGATGCGGAACAGACACGCCGGACGGACAATTCCCTACAGATCTGGTTACTGGAAGCAAAGGGCGTGCCAGCGAAGAAACGATATTTTTGCGAGGTTTGCCTCGACAGCACCTTGTACGCCCGAACAACTGCCAAGCTGAAGGCCGATTTGTGCTTCTGGGGCGAGCATTTCGATTTCCACCACTTGCCCTCTGTCAATACTATCCAGGTGAATCTGTACCGAGAAGCggacaggaaaaaaaagagggacaAGAACGTTTTAATCG GTTCTGTCAGTATACCAGTGCACAATGTGACGTCGCGTTACTTGACGGAGAAATGGTATCCCGTAGTAGGTGACAAGGGACCTCTCAAGGAACCTCCTGCACTAAGAGTAAAGTGCCGTTTCCAGTCAGTTGACATACTACCGGTTCAAGTGTATCAAGAGTTTCTTGAATATCTGAAAACCGATTACGCGTCACTATGCGAAAAGTTGGAACCCGTCATCGGCGTCAAGGCGAAGGAAGACATCGCGACCGCTTTGGTAGCGGTGATgcaacgagagaaaaaagcgCCGCAATTCCTCGCGGACCTCGTCATGATGGACATTCATCGAATAG acgATGAAAGACTCACTTTTCGAGGGAATTCATTAGCCACGAAAGCGATGGAAGCCTATTTGAAATTAACCGGAGACAGATATCTACAGGAAACTCTGGGGGCCGTTGTGAGAGGCGCAGTAGAAGGCGGTGATTGCGAGGTAGATCCACTCAAGGTCGCTTCCGTCGCCGCCTTGCACAAACAACAGCAGAACCTTCGTAATGCCGTCGAACTGGCTTGGAGCAGAATACTATCAAGCCACGCTCATTTTCCGCTAGAATTACGCGAGTGCTTCCGCATTTTCCGCGAACGCCTGGCCGATCTGGGCCGCGAAGACATCGCAGACAATCTCATCTCCGCATCGATCTTTCTCCGTTTCCTCTGCCCTGCCATTCTTAGTCCATCTCTCTTTAATATTACGCACG AATATCCGAATGAAAAAGCAGCGAGGAACCTTACTTTGGTTGCGAAAACACTCCAAACGCTTGCAAACTTTACGAGATTCCAGGGCAAGGAAAATTTTATGGAATTCATGAACGATCTACTTGAACGTGAAGCTCCGTCtatgaaaaatttcttacagTTAATTAGT agCCCAATATCAAAAGATGCACCAACTAACAATTCGCTCGAGTTTGATGGCTACATAGATCTGGGAAAACAATTGTCTCTGCTACACGCTCTTTTGCGAGAAAGTGCAGCAGCGATAACACCATCCTCGCCATCGATGCCACCCTCACGATTACCCGAAATCCTTGATAGAATCTCTGTGGCATTGGATCAACCGGGTCCAAGCCCCGTATCCACTGCTCATCGTTATCCGAatctgcaaaataatattttccgctACAACGATCCGACGATCGCTAACAGCAATACGAATCTCTCTATCTCGGCCACGTCAACATTGAGCAATCATAGTACGATAAACGGCACGATCAGAGACAGCAATGAAGTGCTGCAGACCAATACTTTGGGCCACAACAGTTCGCGTAGTCCAAACGTTACCAGAGCGGCAACTCTACCCCGAAACGCTTACATGCCAACGAACGGCAAGTTACAGTTGCAAATCAGCTCTGACGATTATCCTTTGGAGCCGCCAGCGTTTGTGTCACGCTCACCTACACCGATTACGCGACAACACAGGCCACTTGGCCCCAATCGATCCGGACCGGGTTACAGACTAACAGCCAGCGCAAGCTTGGCGAATGTCAATCACTGCCAGACTCACCCAACAAGTCCTACGCGTTCCGAGAGTCATAACAATCTGAAGGACTCCAATTACAACATCACCACATCGCCTCAAAGCATTCAGTCGAGTAATGGCAGCATTGTTtcgcaacaacaacaacagcaacagcaCCGGCATAACATCGCGCGCATGCAGAGTCTTGATATTCACGATCGGGAGGATAATTTCaatcataataattataatatttcgagATCCGCCAGCCGAAATCATTGTCATAAGGAAGAAAACGCTAATCAGACTCAACagcgtaattataataatgtctCAAAGACTACAGTAAACGCCAATGTGGTCGTCAATCCGCCTACGAATCTCACGCTGTCAATCAACCATCAGCCCAACAATAATTACAATTCCAAGGCGAACAACGCATCCGCCAACGGAAATCTTGACGAATTGTCCGATTTACTGAGATACGCAGACGATGAAGTATCGGAATCCAAGTCGCAGAAGGGTTCACAGATCTCTATTTCTCAACTGAGCAACGTAGCTTCTTCGGGTTACCAAAGCTTCGCCGCTTACAGCCAGAGTTCCAGCCCGGTGGATCTCAGCAGCAACAATGCGAATGCACATATACTCAATACAGCGCCACTGGCATTTGCCAATCCCGTTTATCATATGGAATCGAATCACGCGAGGTCAGGCAGACGAGGTAGCACTAGCTCTGAAGAAAGAGATGGcagcggtggcggcggtgtCGATAGTGTAAGAGGCGTCGATCTGAGTCCCTCGCCGCCGCCCAAAAATAACGTACGAAATCATCAGAGGAATGGCCAGAATCAATGGCGACAAAACAATCAGAACCATAGAAACAACTCGGAGCATACGCAGGACGTTTGCTGCACGAAACTTCGAAGAAGGCTTTCCCTCGATTCAACGAGGGATCTATCGGATACCAGTGAAGAAGAAAACTGTACCACCAGAAGAAGCAAGTCTCGTAGTCATCGGAGCATCGATCAA TACGAAGTGGATTTGTATGAGGTGGAAAGACTACAGAATAGCGTAGATCGGCTGCGATTGCGTGCGCGATTAGGCGCCACCGAGGATGCTGATATAGATCTCGTGTCCGACAACAACATGAAGAGCATCATTTCCAG ATTAATCTCCGTGGAGGAGGAGCTGCGTCGCGAACAGCAAAAGATGTCGGCGGCGTTATCGTACAAGCAGCGCGTGATCGACGCGCAGGAACAGCAAATAGCTGCCTTGGGCGCCGCAAATTCACGTCTGATGTCAACGAACGCGAGCCTGCTTTCGGCGCTGAGCAAGCAACGTTACAACGCCAAGTCCCAGGCCAACAGCGAAGCCGCACCCCTGCTGCAGAACATCGCTGACATCGGCGAGCTTAAAAGCTCATCGTGTTAG
- the Raskol gene encoding ras GTPase-activating protein raskol isoform X17, whose amino-acid sequence MRIRYVPQDIANCHRRESKSRSLPKTARPERNRNIRDTSYEKACRRGSAPATPVLGARPLDVTPNRIVNFFSKRSFRSNPLKRTKSVTKLERQKQRGAGLRGCRSHESLLCGQAVTSMDLAAVTPLHPSLLGRPHCFQVTPSTGGPKYFSCRTAHERDQWLHSLRKSVQPDAEQTRRTDNSLQIWLLEAKGVPAKKRYFCEVCLDSTLYARTTAKLKADLCFWGEHFDFHHLPSVNTIQVNLYREADRKKKRDKNVLIGSVSIPVHNVTSRYLTEKWYPVVGDKGPLKEPPALRVKCRFQSVDILPVQVYQEFLEYLKTDYASLCEKLEPVIGVKAKEDIATALVAVMQREKKAPQFLADLVMMDIHRIDDERLTFRGNSLATKAMEAYLKLTGDRYLQETLGAVVRGAVEGGDCEVDPLKVASVAALHKQQQNLRNAVELAWSRILSSHAHFPLELRECFRIFRERLADLGREDIADNLISASIFLRFLCPAILSPSLFNITHEYPNEKAARNLTLVAKTLQTLANFTRFQGKENFMEFMNDLLEREAPSMKNFLQLISSPISKDAPTNNSLEFDGYIDLGKQLSLLHALLRESAAAITPSSPSMPPSRLPEILDRISVALDQPGPSPVSTAHRYPNLQNNIFRYNDPTIANSNTNLSISATSTLSNHSTINGTIRDSNEVLQTNTLGHNSSRSPNVTRAATLPRNAYMPTNGKLQLQISSDDYPLEPPAFVSRSPTPITRQHRPLGPNRSGPGYRLTASASLANVNHCQTHPTSPTRSESHNNLKDSNYNITTSPQSIQSSNGSIVSQQQQQQQHRHNIARMQSLDIHDREDNFNHNNYNISRSASRNHCHKEENANQTQQRNYNNVSKTTVNANVVVNPPTNLTLSINHQPNNNYNSKANNASANGNLDELSDLLRYADDEVSESKSQKGSQISISQLSNVASSGYQSFAAYSQSSSPVDLSSNNANAHILNTAPLAFANPVYHMESNHARSGRRGSTSSEERDGSGGGGVDSVRGVDLSPSPPPKNNVRNHQRNGQNQWRQNNQNHRNNSEHTQDVCCTKLRRRLSLDSTRDLSDTSEEENCTTRRSKSRSHRSIDQYEVDLYEVERLQNSVDRLRLRARLGATEDADIDLVSDNNMKSIISRLISVEEELRREQQKMSAALSYKQRVIDAQEQQIAALGAANSRLMSTNASLLSALSKQRYNAKSQANSEAAPLLQNIADIGELKSSSC is encoded by the exons ACACATCGTACGAGAAGGCTTGCCGAAGAGGCAGCGCGCCCGCAACCCCCGTACTCGGCGCACGACCCTTGGATGTAACCCCGAACAGAATTGTt AACTTCTTCTCGAAGCGGTCGTTCCGGTCGAACCCTCTGAAGAGGACGAAGAGCGTAACGAAGCTCGAGCGGCAGAAGCAACGGGGCGCCGGTCTTCGAGGATGCCGTTCGCACGAGTCTCTGCTGTGCGGTCAGGCGGTGACCTCGATGGACCTAGCGGCGGTGACGCCGCTGCATCCAAGCCTCCTCGGCAGGCCCCACTGCTTCCAGGTCACGCCGAGCACCGGCGGGCCCAAGTATTTCAGCTGCAGAACCGCTCACGAACGGGACCAGTGGCTGCACAG CTTAAGGAAATCCGTTCAGCCGGATGCGGAACAGACACGCCGGACGGACAATTCCCTACAGATCTGGTTACTGGAAGCAAAGGGCGTGCCAGCGAAGAAACGATATTTTTGCGAGGTTTGCCTCGACAGCACCTTGTACGCCCGAACAACTGCCAAGCTGAAGGCCGATTTGTGCTTCTGGGGCGAGCATTTCGATTTCCACCACTTGCCCTCTGTCAATACTATCCAGGTGAATCTGTACCGAGAAGCggacaggaaaaaaaagagggacaAGAACGTTTTAATCG GTTCTGTCAGTATACCAGTGCACAATGTGACGTCGCGTTACTTGACGGAGAAATGGTATCCCGTAGTAGGTGACAAGGGACCTCTCAAGGAACCTCCTGCACTAAGAGTAAAGTGCCGTTTCCAGTCAGTTGACATACTACCGGTTCAAGTGTATCAAGAGTTTCTTGAATATCTGAAAACCGATTACGCGTCACTATGCGAAAAGTTGGAACCCGTCATCGGCGTCAAGGCGAAGGAAGACATCGCGACCGCTTTGGTAGCGGTGATgcaacgagagaaaaaagcgCCGCAATTCCTCGCGGACCTCGTCATGATGGACATTCATCGAATAG acgATGAAAGACTCACTTTTCGAGGGAATTCATTAGCCACGAAAGCGATGGAAGCCTATTTGAAATTAACCGGAGACAGATATCTACAGGAAACTCTGGGGGCCGTTGTGAGAGGCGCAGTAGAAGGCGGTGATTGCGAGGTAGATCCACTCAAGGTCGCTTCCGTCGCCGCCTTGCACAAACAACAGCAGAACCTTCGTAATGCCGTCGAACTGGCTTGGAGCAGAATACTATCAAGCCACGCTCATTTTCCGCTAGAATTACGCGAGTGCTTCCGCATTTTCCGCGAACGCCTGGCCGATCTGGGCCGCGAAGACATCGCAGACAATCTCATCTCCGCATCGATCTTTCTCCGTTTCCTCTGCCCTGCCATTCTTAGTCCATCTCTCTTTAATATTACGCACG AATATCCGAATGAAAAAGCAGCGAGGAACCTTACTTTGGTTGCGAAAACACTCCAAACGCTTGCAAACTTTACGAGATTCCAGGGCAAGGAAAATTTTATGGAATTCATGAACGATCTACTTGAACGTGAAGCTCCGTCtatgaaaaatttcttacagTTAATTAGT agCCCAATATCAAAAGATGCACCAACTAACAATTCGCTCGAGTTTGATGGCTACATAGATCTGGGAAAACAATTGTCTCTGCTACACGCTCTTTTGCGAGAAAGTGCAGCAGCGATAACACCATCCTCGCCATCGATGCCACCCTCACGATTACCCGAAATCCTTGATAGAATCTCTGTGGCATTGGATCAACCGGGTCCAAGCCCCGTATCCACTGCTCATCGTTATCCGAatctgcaaaataatattttccgctACAACGATCCGACGATCGCTAACAGCAATACGAATCTCTCTATCTCGGCCACGTCAACATTGAGCAATCATAGTACGATAAACGGCACGATCAGAGACAGCAATGAAGTGCTGCAGACCAATACTTTGGGCCACAACAGTTCGCGTAGTCCAAACGTTACCAGAGCGGCAACTCTACCCCGAAACGCTTACATGCCAACGAACGGCAAGTTACAGTTGCAAATCAGCTCTGACGATTATCCTTTGGAGCCGCCAGCGTTTGTGTCACGCTCACCTACACCGATTACGCGACAACACAGGCCACTTGGCCCCAATCGATCCGGACCGGGTTACAGACTAACAGCCAGCGCAAGCTTGGCGAATGTCAATCACTGCCAGACTCACCCAACAAGTCCTACGCGTTCCGAGAGTCATAACAATCTGAAGGACTCCAATTACAACATCACCACATCGCCTCAAAGCATTCAGTCGAGTAATGGCAGCATTGTTtcgcaacaacaacaacagcaacagcaCCGGCATAACATCGCGCGCATGCAGAGTCTTGATATTCACGATCGGGAGGATAATTTCaatcataataattataatatttcgagATCCGCCAGCCGAAATCATTGTCATAAGGAAGAAAACGCTAATCAGACTCAACagcgtaattataataatgtctCAAAGACTACAGTAAACGCCAATGTGGTCGTCAATCCGCCTACGAATCTCACGCTGTCAATCAACCATCAGCCCAACAATAATTACAATTCCAAGGCGAACAACGCATCCGCCAACGGAAATCTTGACGAATTGTCCGATTTACTGAGATACGCAGACGATGAAGTATCGGAATCCAAGTCGCAGAAGGGTTCACAGATCTCTATTTCTCAACTGAGCAACGTAGCTTCTTCGGGTTACCAAAGCTTCGCCGCTTACAGCCAGAGTTCCAGCCCGGTGGATCTCAGCAGCAACAATGCGAATGCACATATACTCAATACAGCGCCACTGGCATTTGCCAATCCCGTTTATCATATGGAATCGAATCACGCGAGGTCAGGCAGACGAGGTAGCACTAGCTCTGAAGAAAGAGATGGcagcggtggcggcggtgtCGATAGTGTAAGAGGCGTCGATCTGAGTCCCTCGCCGCCGCCCAAAAATAACGTACGAAATCATCAGAGGAATGGCCAGAATCAATGGCGACAAAACAATCAGAACCATAGAAACAACTCGGAGCATACGCAGGACGTTTGCTGCACGAAACTTCGAAGAAGGCTTTCCCTCGATTCAACGAGGGATCTATCGGATACCAGTGAAGAAGAAAACTGTACCACCAGAAGAAGCAAGTCTCGTAGTCATCGGAGCATCGATCAA TACGAAGTGGATTTGTATGAGGTGGAAAGACTACAGAATAGCGTAGATCGGCTGCGATTGCGTGCGCGATTAGGCGCCACCGAGGATGCTGATATAGATCTCGTGTCCGACAACAACATGAAGAGCATCATTTCCAG ATTAATCTCCGTGGAGGAGGAGCTGCGTCGCGAACAGCAAAAGATGTCGGCGGCGTTATCGTACAAGCAGCGCGTGATCGACGCGCAGGAACAGCAAATAGCTGCCTTGGGCGCCGCAAATTCACGTCTGATGTCAACGAACGCGAGCCTGCTTTCGGCGCTGAGCAAGCAACGTTACAACGCCAAGTCCCAGGCCAACAGCGAAGCCGCACCCCTGCTGCAGAACATCGCTGACATCGGCGAGCTTAAAAGCTCATCGTGTTAG